Proteins found in one Hoplias malabaricus isolate fHopMal1 chromosome 17, fHopMal1.hap1, whole genome shotgun sequence genomic segment:
- the LOC136673429 gene encoding cytochrome P450 2D3-like → MLGSLLLLWIVICFFFFFRIQRPRNFPPGPWPVPIFGNLFYLNITNPLQDFERLAGRYGKVYSLYFGRTPAVVLTGLKAVKEALVTNSAEYSGRPQNILVSHVTEGEGIILADYGLRWKEHRRFALMTLKNFGMGKQSMEDRILGETEHLIERLEKSVGCSLNPQTLFHEAASNIIYLVLFGVRYDYNDDTLKKYIQAYTENTKLANGPWAMIYDTLPIVRFLPLPFKKAFENYSAVEEMATNMLKNHKTSRVPGEPRDFVDCYLDELEKRGDDGSSFDERQLVRFIIDLHVAGVDTSSNTLLTAFLYLMTHPDIQERCQQEIDDVLEGKDHVSFEDRVNMPYIQAVIHECQRVANTVPLSVFHSTSKDTHLMGYNIPKGTVIIPNLSSVLKEEGQWKFPYEFNPANFLNQQGQFQKPEAFIPFSVGPRMCLGEGLARMELFLILVTLLRRFQFFWPEDAGEPDFTPVFGITMTPKPYRMGVRLRAN, encoded by the exons ATGCTGGGATCCTTGTTGCTGCTTTGGATAGTTatctgctttttctttttcttcaggaTACAAAGACCCAGGAATTTTCCGCCTGGACCCTGGCCTGTACCCATCTTTGGGAATCTGTTTTATCTGAACATTACCAATCCTCTGCAAGACTTTGAGAGG TTGGCTGGGCGCTATGGGAAAGTGTACAGTCTGTACTTTGGAAGAACACCAGCAGTGGTTCTTACTGGTTTGAAGGCTGTTAAGGAAGCTCTGGTGACTAATTCTGCTGAATATTCTGGACGTCCACAAAATATCCTTGTCAGCCATGTAACAGAAGGGGAAG GAATCATATTAGCTGACTATGGTCTTCGATGGAAGGAACATCGACGCTTTGCTCTCATGACTTTGAAGAACTTCGGCATGGGGAAGCAGTCAATGGAGGACAGGATTCTGGGAGAGACTGAACATCTTATTGAACGTTTGGAGAAAAGTGTTG GATGTTCCCTGAATCCTCAGACTTTGTTTCATGAGGCTGCATCAAACATCATCTACCTGGTTTTGTTTGGTGTTCGTTATGATTACAATGATGACactcttaaaaaatatattcaggCCTACACTGAGAATACAAAGCTGGCGAATGGACCCTGGGCAATG ATCTATGACACACTTCCTATAGTGAGATTTTTGCCCCTTCCCTTTAAGAAGGCCTTCGAAAATTACAGTGCAGTTGAGGAAATGGCAACAAATATGCTTAAAAACCACAAGACTTCAAGAGTTCCAGGAGAACCAAGAGATTTTGTTGACTGCTACCTGGATGAGCTTGAAAag AGAGGAGATGATGGATCTTCCTTTGATGAGAGACAACTTGTGAGATTTATTATAGACCTGCATGTTGCTGGAGTAGATACCAGCTCCAATACCCTGCTAACAGCATTCCTGTACCTCATGACCCATCCAGACATTCAAG AGAGATGTCAGCAGGAGATTGATGATGTTCTGGAAGGTAAAGATCATGTATCTTTTGAAGACAGAGTCAACATGCCATACATTCAGGCTGTTATCCATGAGTGTCAACGTGTCGCTAATACCGTCCCTCTAAGCGTGTTTCACTCCACCAGTAAAGATACTCATCTCATGGGCTACAACATCCCAAAG GGCACTGTCATCATCCCAAACCTCTCCTCAGTGTTGAAGGAAGAAGGCCAGTGGAAATTTCCTTATGAGTTCAATCCAGCAAACTTCCTGAATCAGCAGGGGCAGTTCCAGAAACCTGAGGCCTTTATTCCCTTTTCTGTTG GGCCTCGTATGTGTCTTGGTGAAGGTCTGGCTCGCATGGAGCTCTTCCTCATCTTGGTGACTCTACTGCGCCGATTCCAGTTCTTCTGgcctgaagatgcaggagaacCAGACTTCACTCCTGTTTTTGGCATCACAATGACACCCAAACCATACAGGATGGGAGTCAGGCTGAGAGCCAATTAA